One uncultured Caproiciproducens sp. DNA segment encodes these proteins:
- a CDS encoding FAD-dependent oxidoreductase, with translation MEKYEFLRSPMTIRGKYYKNRLIAAPTLFAHAVFFLPDIAENVYRMVENRAIGGFAAVSTGELSVNNEEGTTLFMERTIDLKHYEGEDFKKLKEYADRIKKHGALAYLEFCHEGSQADVKPPYSPWGPDAYTREDGVEVKALNKEMMEKICDDFRIISKFAKACGFDGVLVHGGHGFNMQQFISPWTNHRTDEFGGSMENRARFPKMLLKAVREGIGEDMVLELRFSAEDGVPGGMTINDTVEFCKKIDGMADIIHISNGLKWAGNQTQTFSDFFDVHGVNVEFSAKVKAAVKKSKVAVIGGISDPQQADDIIRTGKADFVELGREGFADPSFPNKAFNGQEDHIRKCIRCFQCYPGFCEHKTDVPLWEKGLPKEEVDRIYNPASMGRCTINPNSGFGWYADRAPVPKGSRNVLIIGGGVGGLQATISTVERGHKVTLIEKSDVLGGIINFTDCDEDKVDLRNFKNLLIREAKESGADIRLNTPASKELIVELKPDTIIVAVGSHPVVPPIKGIDGAINALYAYHCMDKIGKKVVIAGGGLVGCEVGLHLAAHGHNVTVIEMQKMMAFETFGYYRNALLDEMDKRNMKQMLNTKCLEFTDEGVVVEQSGKTLLVPADTCIFSMGMKANTDIVENVKEMAGATPVQVVGDCSKAGKVGDAVHGGYLAAMAII, from the coding sequence ATGGAAAAATATGAATTTTTAAGAAGCCCGATGACTATCCGTGGCAAGTATTACAAAAACCGCCTGATTGCAGCACCAACCCTGTTCGCACATGCGGTCTTTTTTCTGCCGGATATTGCAGAAAACGTTTACCGCATGGTGGAAAACCGTGCGATCGGTGGATTCGCGGCCGTTTCTACCGGTGAACTTTCCGTTAATAACGAAGAAGGTACCACCCTCTTCATGGAGCGCACCATTGACTTAAAACACTATGAAGGAGAAGATTTTAAAAAATTAAAAGAGTATGCCGACCGCATCAAAAAGCATGGTGCACTCGCTTATCTGGAGTTCTGTCACGAAGGTTCTCAGGCGGATGTCAAACCACCTTATTCTCCTTGGGGGCCGGACGCGTACACCCGAGAAGACGGCGTAGAAGTCAAAGCGCTGAACAAAGAAATGATGGAAAAGATCTGTGACGACTTCCGCATAATTTCCAAATTTGCGAAAGCCTGCGGATTCGATGGCGTTCTGGTACATGGAGGCCACGGCTTCAACATGCAGCAGTTCATCTCCCCGTGGACGAACCATCGCACAGACGAATTCGGTGGCAGCATGGAAAACCGCGCGCGTTTTCCAAAGATGCTGTTAAAGGCTGTGCGTGAAGGCATCGGCGAAGACATGGTCCTCGAACTGCGTTTTTCAGCGGAAGATGGCGTGCCGGGGGGAATGACCATCAATGATACTGTGGAATTCTGCAAAAAAATCGATGGCATGGCAGATATCATACATATTTCCAACGGCCTGAAATGGGCTGGAAACCAGACCCAAACCTTCTCGGATTTCTTCGACGTCCATGGAGTTAATGTGGAATTCTCGGCAAAGGTCAAAGCGGCTGTTAAAAAATCGAAAGTTGCGGTTATCGGCGGCATCAGTGACCCACAGCAGGCAGATGACATCATCCGCACCGGTAAGGCAGACTTTGTCGAGCTCGGACGTGAAGGCTTTGCAGACCCATCCTTCCCCAACAAGGCATTCAACGGCCAAGAGGATCATATCCGCAAGTGTATTCGCTGCTTCCAATGTTATCCCGGCTTCTGCGAGCACAAAACGGATGTTCCGTTGTGGGAAAAAGGCCTTCCGAAGGAAGAAGTCGACCGCATTTACAACCCGGCTTCCATGGGACGCTGCACAATCAACCCAAACTCCGGATTTGGATGGTATGCAGACCGCGCACCGGTTCCGAAAGGATCCAGAAATGTTTTAATCATCGGCGGGGGTGTCGGCGGCCTGCAGGCAACTATTTCGACGGTCGAGCGAGGACACAAAGTTACCCTGATTGAAAAATCCGATGTCCTCGGGGGCATCATCAACTTCACTGACTGTGACGAAGACAAGGTTGACCTTCGAAACTTCAAAAACTTGTTAATCCGGGAGGCTAAGGAAAGCGGCGCGGACATCCGCCTAAACACCCCGGCTTCGAAAGAACTGATTGTTGAACTGAAACCGGACACAATTATTGTGGCGGTTGGTTCCCATCCGGTCGTTCCGCCGATTAAGGGGATTGACGGTGCAATTAACGCGCTCTATGCTTATCACTGTATGGACAAGATCGGCAAAAAAGTGGTCATTGCAGGCGGCGGACTGGTCGGCTGTGAAGTTGGCTTACATCTTGCCGCACATGGTCATAATGTGACCGTCATCGAAATGCAAAAAATGATGGCATTTGAAACCTTTGGTTATTACCGCAATGCACTGCTGGATGAAATGGATAAGCGCAATATGAAGCAGATGTTGAACACCAAATGTCTCGAATTTACCGACGAGGGCGTGGTAGTTGAACAGAGTGGGAAGACATTACTCGTTCCTGCGGATACCTGCATTTTCTCAATGGGCATGAAAGCCAACACCGACATTGTCGAAAACGTCAAGGAAATGGCTGGTGCCACCCCGGTTCAGGTGGTTGGTGACTGCAGCAAAGCCGGCAAAGTCGGTGACGCAGTACACGGCGGCTATTTGGCAGCAATGGCAATTATATAG
- a CDS encoding IS3 family transposase, whose protein sequence is MKAVTKYEVIYCRREKYPIQIMCKFFGVSRSGYYDYVKRRGSLPRNTEPAGFIAECQKSCGKTYGYRRVQIWLERKKSLHLNPKTILRIMNKYGLLSEIRRRKKYKQMGQQLHKYGNLLNRNFVADRPNAKWVTNISYIHTTQGVLYLSMIRDLFDNSIVAYKTGTEQTVNLVLNTIKLAMEKETVAGELHLHSDQGFQYTSQAYFNLTKEYGITPSMSRRGNCYDNALAENFFSILKTECIYRHQLKSFDEARQLIAEYIDFYNNERIQTETCLTPLEKRRQAA, encoded by the coding sequence GTGAAAGCTGTCACAAAATATGAAGTAATCTATTGCCGCAGAGAGAAATATCCGATTCAAATCATGTGCAAATTCTTCGGAGTTTCGCGAAGCGGCTACTACGACTATGTAAAGCGCCGTGGATCGCTGCCACGCAATACAGAACCGGCCGGATTCATAGCCGAGTGTCAGAAAAGCTGTGGTAAAACGTATGGTTACCGACGAGTTCAAATTTGGCTGGAGCGTAAGAAATCTTTGCACTTGAACCCTAAAACGATACTCCGCATCATGAATAAATATGGCTTGCTCTCTGAAATACGCCGTCGTAAGAAGTACAAGCAAATGGGGCAGCAGCTTCACAAATATGGAAATCTGTTGAATCGCAACTTTGTTGCTGACAGACCAAACGCCAAGTGGGTAACGAACATTTCATATATACACACAACCCAAGGCGTTCTGTATCTGTCTATGATCCGCGATCTCTTTGACAACAGCATTGTCGCTTACAAGACAGGAACCGAACAGACGGTAAATCTTGTTTTGAATACAATCAAGCTTGCTATGGAAAAAGAAACGGTCGCCGGGGAGTTGCACCTCCACAGCGACCAAGGGTTTCAATACACATCACAAGCATATTTTAACCTAACCAAAGAGTACGGCATTACTCCGTCAATGTCAAGACGTGGTAATTGCTATGACAATGCACTCGCTGAAAATTTCTTCTCTATTCTCAAAACCGAGTGCATTTACAGACATCAACTGAAATCATTTGATGAGGCCAGACAACTCATCGCCGAATACATAGATTTCTACAACAATGAGCGCATACAAACGGAAACGTGCCTGACACCGCTCGAAAAACGGCGTCAGGCTGCGTAA
- the dhaS gene encoding dihydroxyacetone kinase transcriptional activator DhaS, which yields MSDSLITKKAIAASIKDLMKKRPLQKISVADIVEHCGINRQTFYYHFKDKYDLVDWIYYNEVVSAVTQNRTFEEWSSVALDVLNTMKKEQYFYSNALCVTGQNAFQDYFFNVTKDLIGEMLGIISQGNRLDEEDRAFIAEFYSYGLVGMVIQWARCGMKQPPEQIVQRLTHFVDDSKLYAAERYFKEHPIKKADEQANMTESN from the coding sequence ATGTCTGATTCACTAATTACAAAAAAAGCAATTGCAGCTTCTATAAAAGATTTAATGAAGAAAAGACCGCTACAAAAAATATCTGTCGCCGATATTGTGGAACACTGCGGGATTAATCGTCAGACATTTTATTATCATTTTAAGGATAAGTATGACCTGGTGGACTGGATCTACTACAATGAGGTTGTTTCCGCCGTTACACAAAACAGAACTTTTGAAGAGTGGAGCAGTGTTGCTCTCGACGTACTGAATACGATGAAAAAAGAACAGTATTTTTATAGTAATGCTCTTTGTGTTACAGGACAAAATGCATTTCAGGATTATTTTTTCAATGTCACAAAGGATTTGATTGGTGAAATGCTGGGAATTATTTCTCAGGGCAATCGCCTTGATGAAGAAGACAGAGCATTTATAGCGGAGTTTTATTCTTATGGGCTTGTCGGAATGGTTATCCAGTGGGCGCGCTGCGGGATGAAACAGCCGCCGGAGCAAATCGTTCAGAGGCTGACGCATTTTGTCGATGACAGCAAGCTTTACGCCGCGGAACGTTATTTCAAGGAGCATCCGATAAAAAAAGCTGATGAACAAGCGAATATGACTGAAAGTAATTAA
- the miaB gene encoding tRNA (N6-isopentenyl adenosine(37)-C2)-methylthiotransferase MiaB, with translation MEAQFPSQMLSVRSQAEFINDVSQIMAVRARGAVPMALVHTYGCQQNVADGEKIKGQLEEMGFSFTDNEDEADLIIFNTCAVREHAEDRVFGNVGALKNVKKRNPSLIIALCGCMMEQEHIAERIRKSFPFVNLVFGTHVIHRLPELLFTTITDSRRVFERGDNSEDRQIVEGLPVHRDGNTKAWLTVMYGCDNFCSYCVVPYVRGRERSRTPDAVLEEFKGLVDAGFKDITLLGQNVNSYGKHLDETVNFAQLLKKLDAVEGDYRIRFMTSHPKDATHELIDTIASGRHISHHLHLPFQSGNDRVLKEMNRGYTREKYLSLIEYSKEKIPDLSLTSDVIVGFPGETYKEFLDTVDMIKTVEFTSLYTFIYSPRVGTRAAQMPDPVAAKEKSKWFTELCSLQERIAASRCACMVDTVQRVLVEEQSEKTGLLSGRTDGNIIVDFPGDKSIVGRFADVKITSARNWILNGELIQ, from the coding sequence TTGGAAGCACAATTTCCGTCCCAGATGCTGTCAGTGCGTTCGCAGGCTGAATTCATCAATGATGTATCGCAGATTATGGCGGTCAGAGCGCGCGGTGCCGTCCCAATGGCACTGGTTCACACCTATGGCTGTCAGCAGAATGTTGCCGACGGCGAAAAAATAAAAGGCCAGCTTGAGGAAATGGGTTTTTCCTTTACAGATAACGAGGATGAGGCGGATCTCATCATCTTTAATACCTGCGCTGTCCGCGAACACGCTGAAGACAGGGTATTCGGCAATGTTGGCGCGCTGAAAAATGTAAAAAAGCGCAACCCTTCGCTGATTATCGCACTTTGCGGCTGCATGATGGAGCAGGAACATATTGCCGAGCGTATCCGCAAAAGTTTTCCCTTTGTCAATCTGGTTTTCGGCACACATGTGATTCACAGGCTGCCCGAGCTTTTGTTTACAACCATTACCGACAGCCGCCGTGTGTTTGAACGGGGGGATAACAGCGAAGACAGGCAGATTGTTGAAGGTCTGCCGGTTCACCGTGACGGAAACACAAAGGCATGGCTTACAGTGATGTATGGATGCGACAATTTTTGTTCATACTGTGTTGTACCCTATGTCCGCGGCAGAGAGCGCAGCCGTACCCCTGATGCGGTTTTGGAAGAATTCAAAGGACTTGTGGATGCGGGTTTTAAAGATATTACTTTACTTGGACAAAATGTCAATTCATATGGAAAGCATTTGGACGAAACGGTGAATTTCGCTCAGCTCTTAAAAAAACTTGACGCGGTGGAGGGCGATTACCGCATCCGTTTCATGACCTCGCACCCAAAGGATGCCACGCACGAACTGATTGATACGATCGCGTCAGGCAGGCATATCAGCCATCACCTTCATCTTCCGTTCCAGTCGGGCAACGACCGGGTACTCAAAGAAATGAACCGCGGCTACACCCGTGAAAAATATCTTTCTCTTATCGAATATTCCAAAGAGAAAATACCGGATCTTTCACTGACTTCCGACGTAATTGTCGGTTTTCCGGGCGAAACATATAAAGAATTTCTAGATACGGTCGATATGATTAAAACGGTTGAGTTTACTTCGCTTTACACGTTTATCTATTCGCCCCGCGTAGGTACAAGGGCAGCTCAAATGCCGGACCCTGTTGCCGCGAAGGAAAAGTCCAAATGGTTTACGGAGCTTTGCAGCCTGCAGGAGCGGATTGCGGCTTCGCGCTGCGCATGTATGGTTGATACCGTTCAGCGCGTGCTGGTGGAAGAGCAAAGCGAAAAAACCGGTCTTCTGTCCGGAAGGACCGACGGCAATATCATCGTGGATTTCCCGGGGGATAAAAGTATCGTCGGCAGGTTTGCCGATGTGAAAATTACTTCCGCACGCAACTGGATATTAAATGGAGAGCTTATTCAATAA
- a CDS encoding glycosyltransferase, protein MQITKLSIIVPVRNVEQEISGVLRSVAAQTAGLEAEFIVVDMGSADKTVLEAVQLIKELKLRGFVIQNGDGTVAAALNTGLQKSGGDYITFIFARRLYRDFINGYLETAVRTSADFVFGSTSEDESHAAERRLISKSICRDSGTQYLKNILKNTIHIDISAIMLRRRFLLDRQIYFFDSCSHGYAEEFVFRCLLSADTIAQSPAIIKRDTVYELKRGKQKPIGKNIFQHTDAMLRIFDIIKTTHRDDTELTQIFEHEKLPLTVMNGVDIILREGTGYNSVRGYLHVAGYDKLLATGRQTNKALKRRIAVWRTIPWMYKAK, encoded by the coding sequence ATGCAGATTACAAAGCTTTCTATTATTGTTCCGGTAAGAAATGTTGAACAGGAAATTTCGGGAGTTTTACGTTCTGTTGCTGCGCAGACTGCCGGCCTTGAGGCTGAATTCATCGTGGTGGATATGGGTTCGGCGGACAAAACGGTTTTGGAAGCGGTTCAGCTTATCAAAGAATTGAAGCTTCGTGGCTTTGTGATTCAGAACGGGGACGGTACGGTCGCCGCTGCTTTAAACACAGGTCTTCAAAAATCCGGCGGAGATTACATTACATTCATATTTGCCCGAAGACTGTATCGTGACTTTATCAACGGATACCTTGAAACGGCTGTACGAACTTCGGCGGATTTTGTATTTGGCAGCACCAGTGAAGATGAATCCCATGCTGCGGAACGACGGCTGATCAGCAAATCCATTTGTCGGGACAGCGGCACGCAGTATCTTAAAAATATCTTAAAAAATACCATCCATATTGATATTTCTGCAATTATGCTCAGACGCAGATTTCTGCTGGACAGGCAGATTTACTTTTTTGACTCGTGCAGCCACGGCTATGCGGAGGAATTTGTTTTTCGCTGTCTGCTGTCAGCCGATACAATAGCACAGTCGCCTGCAATTATCAAACGGGATACTGTCTATGAATTAAAGCGCGGTAAGCAAAAACCGATTGGTAAAAATATTTTTCAACACACCGATGCAATGCTCCGCATTTTCGACATTATTAAAACGACCCATCGCGATGACACCGAACTGACTCAGATATTTGAGCATGAAAAGCTGCCGCTAACGGTCATGAATGGGGTGGATATCATACTGAGAGAGGGCACGGGTTATAATTCGGTTCGGGGCTATCTTCACGTCGCAGGATATGACAAGTTATTGGCCACAGGCAGGCAAACCAACAAGGCGCTAAAACGCCGCATTGCAGTGTGGCGCACGATTCCATGGATGTATAAAGCAAAATAA
- a CDS encoding imidazolonepropionase: MLEPKILAMRVAGKTRREIADELGLKKIQIKAWINRHNKATAREEAGLPPKGRGRKPAITLQEYKYENKRLKMENELLRDFLHAAERK, translated from the coding sequence GTGCTTGAACCAAAAATTCTGGCAATGAGGGTAGCAGGAAAAACGCGACGTGAAATTGCGGATGAATTAGGATTAAAGAAAATTCAGATAAAAGCCTGGATTAACCGACACAACAAAGCAACAGCCCGTGAGGAAGCAGGACTTCCGCCAAAGGGACGAGGGCGTAAGCCAGCCATCACATTACAAGAATACAAATATGAGAACAAGCGGTTAAAGATGGAAAATGAGTTGCTGCGGGATTTTCTTCACGCCGCTGAAAGGAAGTGA
- a CDS encoding Abi family protein, with protein sequence MDLKRPELFNEQVRILKEIHKMEISDPSESIKFLTYSNYYRFTGYAISFREDATGKTYCPGTRFDKVKSIYQFDEELRSFLHIYLEKVEIFARTQISYWFSISRNQHPPYDAHYDEKQFYNRKQIQDIHERLKKEESRNSDILFVQHHKHKYGDKMPLWVMVDLLSFSNLAMLYNCMYSTEKTLIASGMDTVENVLKNHLLCLSKLRNKCAHYSRLYGADVSYNPPAILPSPFLKSNPSVKNNTLFAYLLILVKRQPTTEDKNSLSAGLIDLIKKYLCYISFDQIGFPSDYEIILNTFR encoded by the coding sequence ATGGATTTGAAAAGGCCCGAGTTATTTAACGAACAAGTAAGGATACTAAAAGAAATACATAAAATGGAGATTAGCGATCCATCTGAATCTATAAAATTTTTAACGTATTCTAATTACTATAGATTTACCGGATATGCTATTTCATTCAGAGAAGATGCAACAGGAAAAACATATTGCCCTGGAACAAGGTTTGACAAAGTAAAGTCCATATATCAGTTTGATGAAGAACTAAGAAGTTTTCTCCATATATATCTGGAAAAAGTTGAAATATTCGCTCGTACGCAAATATCGTATTGGTTTTCCATAAGTCGAAACCAACACCCGCCATATGATGCACATTACGATGAAAAACAATTTTATAACAGAAAACAAATACAAGATATCCATGAACGTTTAAAAAAAGAAGAAAGCCGTAATTCAGATATTCTCTTTGTTCAGCACCACAAACATAAATATGGCGACAAAATGCCTTTGTGGGTTATGGTAGACCTATTATCATTTTCAAATTTAGCGATGCTATACAACTGTATGTACTCTACTGAAAAAACATTGATTGCATCGGGAATGGACACAGTTGAAAATGTACTCAAAAATCATCTTCTATGTTTAAGCAAATTAAGAAATAAATGTGCCCATTATTCCAGACTTTACGGGGCTGACGTATCATATAACCCTCCTGCTATATTACCCTCTCCCTTTCTTAAAAGCAACCCTTCCGTGAAAAATAATACCTTGTTTGCTTACCTACTTATATTAGTTAAAAGGCAGCCGACAACCGAAGATAAAAATTCGTTGTCGGCTGGATTGATCGATCTAATAAAAAAATATTTATGCTATATTTCATTTGACCAAATCGGGTTTCCCAGTGACTACGAAATAATATTAAATACATTCAGATAA